The sequence below is a genomic window from Cyanobacteria bacterium QS_8_64_29.
CCTCGCTCGCCTACGGCCTGGACAAAAAAGAAAATGAGACCATTCTGGTCTTCGATTTGGGCGGCGGCACCTTTGATGTCTCCATCCTGGAGGTCGGCGACGGCGTATTCGAGGTCCTAGCGACCTCCGGCGACACCCACCTGGGCGGCGATAACTTCGACAAAAAGATTGTCGACTACATTGCCGACGAGTTCAAAAATAACGAAGGTATCGATCTGCGTCAGGACAAACAGGCCCTGCAGCGCTTAACCGAAGCCGCCGAAAAAGCTAAGGTTGAGCTCTCCAGCGTCTCGCAAAGCGAGATCAACCTGCCTTTTATTACGGCAACCCAAGACGGGCCCAAGCACCTGGAGATGACTCTGACCCGGGCCAAGTTTGAAGAGTTGTGCTCCGATCTGATCGACCGTTGCAAGAAACCGGTCGAGAACGCCCTGCGCGATGCCAAGGTCGATAAAAACTCGGTCGATGAGGTTGTATTGGTCGGCGGCTCGACGCGCATCCCGGCCATTCAGGAGCTGGTCAAGCAAACCATCGGCAAAGATCCCCACCAAGGCGTCAACCCCGACGAAGTCGTGTCGGTGGGCGCCGCCATCCAAGCTGGCGTGTTGGGCGGCGAGGTCAAAGACATCCTGCTGCTGGATGTGACGCCGCTCTCGCTCGGCGTCGAGACGTTAGGCGGCGTCATGACCGCCATGATTCCGCGCAACACGACCATTCCCACCAAAAAGACCGAGACCTTCTCAACGGCGGTGGACAATCAGACCAACGTCGAGATTCACGTCCTGCAGGGCGAGCGCGAAATGGCCCAAGACAACAAGAGCTTGGGAACCTTCCGCCTGGATGGCATCCCCGCAGCCCCGCGCGGCGTGCCCCAAATCGAAGTTACCTTTGACATCGATGCCAACGGCATGCTGAACGTTAGCGCCAAAGACAAGGGCAGCGGCAAAGAGCAGTCCATCACCATCACTGGGGCTTCGACCCTCTCCGAAGATGAAGTCAACCGCATGGTCCACGAGGCTGAGGAAAACGCCGAGGCCGACAAGGAGCGCCGCGAGCGCATCGAGCGCAAGAACCAAGCCGACTCGCTGGTCTACCAAGCTGAGAAGCAGCTTAGCGACCTGGGCGAGAGCATCTCTCAAGAAGAAAAAGACAAAGCCCAGAAGCAGGTTGATGACCTCAAAGAGGCTGTCTCGCAAGAGGACGACGATCGCATCCAATCGCTGATGCCCGAGCTGCAGCAAACGCTCTACAGCATCAGCAGCCAGGTCTATCAGTCCGCTAGCGGTGATGATTCTGGCGAAGCCGATGCGGCGCAAGGCGCTGCCGCTGGCGCCAGCAGCAGTGACCAATCCGGTGGTGGCGACGACGTCATCGACGCCGAGTTCTCCGAGTCCGAGAACAAGTAGCGTCCGCTCGGGGGCCAGCCGCTCCCCCCAATAAGGCCCTCAAACACCAGCGAGCCCGCAAGCGGGCTCGCTGGTTGTTGGGATGCGGTTGGTGCAGCTGCAGCAAGCGGGCAACGGGGATCGAACCCGCGTCATCAGCTTGGAAGGCTGAGGTTTTACCACTAAACTATGCCCGCCGGCATTGAGGTGGCTCTCAAGGTAACACAACCGCCTGCGGCAGGAGCGTCAGTCGGCGGCTGGCCGGGATTGCAGGAACGTTTGTACCGAACCGCTGGGCTCGAGAACCAAGCGCAGTTGCGGCTTTCCCTCGCCTGCCAGCGCGGAAACAAACGGGCCTTGGGGCAGCAGCCCGTTGGCCTGGGCTAGGTGGCGGCGAGCGGCGCGACCGAGCGGAATGGCGCGCGCGAGCGAGCCATCGGGGGCGAGGACCAGGCGGTACTCCAGGGCTTGCGCGAGCTGCTCGGGCGGCTCCCAACGCTGTTGGAAGTACTGCTGCACCTGCTCCAGCTGGCGCTCGGCAGGCGGTTGGGGATCGCGCTGCTTGGCAGCAGCAAGGGGCGCTGGCGACGGCTCAGGCTCAGTCGCTGGCTTGCTTGCATCCTCGTCCGGCGCCGGTTGAGGGGGTAGGCTGGGCGCTCGGGCCGTCAGCTCTTGCCGGTTTTGTAGGGTCCGGTCCTCTAGGGTGGGGACCGTGGCTGGGTCGCGCGGGGGATTGGGGCGAGGCATTGCGGCCTCGGTCTTGCCGCCCGCATCGTCCGAGTGATCGCCGCTAGCGGCATCTGGGCCAGGCTCGGCTGCTGGCACCGGTTCACTTGCGCGATCGGCAGAGGAAGGGGGCGCGATCGCGGTGGTCGATCGCGGGCTGGGGGACTGAGACGGTGGGGAGGGCTCAGCCTCAGCCGGCGGCGAGGCTAGCGAGGACTGGTTGGGGCGAGGGGGCTCGGGCGGCGAGTCGGCTGCCTGGGCAGCCCGATTGGCGCGCTCGGGCAAGGCAGGGATGGGCACTTGCGGGGGCTCGAGCGGCGGCGCCGAGCGCTGTGGCGGTGGCGGCATGCTCGGTTGGGACGGCACGAGCGGGAACGGGAGGATTTGCTCGATGCGCTCGCCCCAGGATTGGGGCGGTCCTGGCGGCGGTTGCAGCGTGGCGGCCTGGTTTGGGGAAGCGGATGGGGCCTCAGGAGCGGCAGGCGGTTCCGGCCCGCTATCGGCAGGGGTGGGGAGGCTGGCAATCCCATCCCGCTCGCGCTCGGGTTGTGGCGGCGAGCGACTCCCATCGCGAGTTCCATCGGGGGCGTTGGCCGAGGGGGCCAGATAGCTTGCAGCTGTGGCAGCCCCGATTCCGAGCAACACCAGGCTACCGGCAGCAAGCGCGCGCGGGCGCTGCTGCCTGCTCTGCCCGACGATCGCGGCATTGCCGGCTTGCAGGACTTGCGCCAAATCGGTCAGTTGCGCGGCGCTTAGGGGGATGGGCGCGCTCGGCCCCTCGCTGACGCCGCTGCCCAGTGCCAGTTCGTAGGTCTCGCGATCACGCGCCCGCAGTTGCGGTTGCTGGCCGATCTGCGCCTGGGCCGGCAACTCGCGCTTGCCTTCAGCGGCCATTAACGCTTGGTAGAGCAACTCGAGTTGGGCCCGGTCGCCGCGCACGACCGTCGCGCTGTCTTGGCCGGGCTGGAGCCAGCGCAGCTCGAACCACAGCGCGCGCCAGGCAGAGCGGGCGCGCCCCCACCAGCGGCGCGATGGCTGGCCGGCAATCGCGAGCGTGCAGCTCGGACTCGTGTAGTGCCAGCAGGCATCCCGACCGGCGCTCATGCGTAAACCGAAAGGGGTACCCCTGCTAGCTTAGCGCGTCCTCGCCAGTAGGATGGGCGATGGTGACGCCCTGCCCCCCTTCCTCAGGCGGTGCTAGCTCGAACTGCGCGATCTGCGGATGCTCTGCTAGAAACGCGTGCACGCCCTGGCGCAACCGGCCCGTGCCTTTACCGTGCACGATCCGCAGCGGGCCGGGATGCTGGGCAATAGCGGTCTCGAGTTGGGCTCGGGCATCGGCGATGCGGCTGCCGCGCAGATCCAGCGTCAGGGGGGCAAGCCCCTCGGCTGCCGGGGATGGGGGATTCGGGGGCGGCGCGGCTGCCTTGCGGCCGTCGAGGGATTCGATGTCGCTTAGCGGGACCTGCATTTTCATCAGCCCAAAGCGCACGGTCACCGTGTTCCCTTGGGCCGGATCGCTCAGGATCTTGGCGGTGCGATCGAGGCGCGGGATGCGCACGCGATCGCCGGCTTGCGGGCGGTAGTCGCCGGGTTGGACGGCATCGGCCGGCGCCTGGGCTCGATGCCGCTCGGCGATAGCATCGACAGCCTGAGTAGCTTTTTGCACGTCGCGCCCGGTTTTACTGCCCTGTTGCAACTCGCGAACGACCTGGGCGATTTCGGCTTTGGCTGCTTCAACGGCCTCGTCGATTTCGCGCTCGCGGGCTTGTTGTAGCGCCTGCTCGCGCGCTCGCAGGGCTGCCGCCCGCTCGCTCATCTCCCCATACAGCTGCTCGGCGTGCGCGAGCACCTCGCTGGCCTCCTGGGCTTGGCGCTCTTGCTGCTTGCGCTGTGCTTCCAGACCGGCAATGGTGCGATCGATGGCTTGCGATCCCCCAGCAAGCTGCTGCTGCGCCTGCTCCAAAATCTCGGGGGCCAAACCCAGGCGCTGGGCGATGGTCAGGGCATTGGAGCGCCCGGGAATGCCCCAGAGCAAGCGGTACGTGGGGGCGAGCGTGCTGCCATCGAACTCGACCGAGGCATTTTCGAAGCGCTCGTCTTGGTATTTAAGCGCCTTGAGCTCGCCGTAGTGCGTTGTGGCCATCGCCAGCCGCACCCGATCGGCGAGGTAGCGCAGCAGCGCGGCAGCCAAGGCGCTGCCTTCGCTGGGATCGGTACCGGCTCCGATTTCATCCAGCAGCACCAGGGCCGGCAGCGGCGCCTCACGGCCTCGCCCGCACTCGGGCAGGGCATCCAGAATGCGGACGATGCGGCGGATGTGGCTGGAGAAAGTCGATAGATTCTGCGATAGGGACTGCTCATCGCCAATGTCGGCCAACACGCGCTCGAACCAAGGCAGCACCACCGGTTCTTGGGCGGGAACGAACAGCCCCGCTTTGGCCATCAGGGCCACCAGGCCGAGGGTTTTGAGCGCCACCGTTTTACCGCCGGTATTGGGGCCGGTGATGGCGACAGCGCGCACGGCCGGCCGAATCTCAATATCGATGGGGACCACCGCCGGCCCCTGCTCGCGGTGGGCCTGCCAGACCAAAAGCGGATGGCGCAGGCCGCGCAGCACGATCGCATCTTGGGCGCTGGCATCGCTCAGCTGCGGGGGCGTGGCAGCCAGCCAGTCGCTGTAATGGGCGCGGGCCGTGGCCAGATCCAGCTCGGTTGCGGCTTCCAGGACAGCGTCAAAATCGGGTTTGACTGCTGCGATCTGTTGGCCGAGATGGCGCAAGATGCGCTCCTGTTCGGCCCGCTCTTGGCGGCGGTACTGCCGCTGCTGGTTGCCCAACCCCACCACGGCCTGGGGCTCGAGATAAAGCGTGGCCCCCGTGTTGGAGGTATCGTGAACGATACCGGCAATGGCCCCTTGGCAGTCGGCCTTGACGGGAATGACCGGGCGATCGCCACGCTCGGTCACGATGGAGTCCTGGATGTCGCTGCGGTGCTGTTGCAGGATCTGCTGCAGCGTGCGCTCGATGCGCTCGCGCAGTGCTGCGATCTGCGCTCGCAGCTCGCTGAGGCGATCGCTGGCCCGATCGGCGACGCGCCCGTCCTCATCAATGCAGTGGCGGATCGTGCGCTCGAGCTCGGGGTGGGTGCGCAGCTGCGCCACGACCTCGGCAATGGCAGGCACGGTGCCGGCCTCGAGCGATTCGATCATCCGGCGCAACCGCCGTACTCCCGCCAGGGTCGTGGCCACATCGAGCGGTTCTTGGGGCGCCAGCAGGCTGCCTTTACGGGCGCGCTCGAGGGTATCGCCCACCGCCTCGATGCCGGCAAACGACCATTGCGCCTCGGTCAGCTGTGCCTCTAGCGTCCGAATGTCTTGGGTCTGGGCGAGCAAGCGCTCGCTTTGAGCGCGCGCCTGGGGCGGTTGCAGCTGGCGCGCCGCCCCCGCCCCTAACTCGGTTGCCGCAAACGCGGCCAGCTGCTGGCACAAACGCGGCCACTCCAGCAGCGCCAAGCTTTCGTCTCGGATCAAGGCATCTCCGGTTGCAGCGCGCAGTCTCGCGATCGATGGTAGGGCTGGCTGCCAGGCGTCGCATCGCTAGCAGATGGTTTTGAGGCGCGCGCTAGCCGCTGCTATGATTGGGGATAGCTTTGCAATGGGGTGTAGCCAAGCGGCAAGGCAGCGGATTTTGGTTCCGCGATCCTAGGTTCGAATCCTAGCACCCCAGTTTCTTGAGGGCGGCGGGTTGAAAGCCTGCCGCTTTTTGCATTGAACGGCTTGCCATGACCGGCCCGGATTTGCTCGCGCTCGATTTTGACGGCGTTTTGTGCGATGGCTTGCCCGAGCAGTTCCAGACAGCCTGGCAAGCCTACTGCAGCCTCTGGCAGCCGCGCGAGGCAACGCCGCCTCAGGCGCTGGCATCACAGTTCGACCGCCTGCGGCCCATAGTGGCGGTGGGTTGGGAAATGCCGGTTTTGCTAGCGGCCCTGCAGGCCGGCGTGCCGGAAGCCCGGATCTGGCAGGATTGGCTGGGCGTGGCGCACAAGGTCATGGCGGCGCAGCAGCTGGAGGGGGCTATAGTGGCGCGGGTGCTGGATGCCGTCCGCGACGAGCAGATCGCCACCGATCCGGCAGCTTGGCTGGACCAGCACCGCTTCTATCCGGGCGTTGTCGGCCGCTTGCAGGCCCTGCTGGCGGCACCGGGGCTGACCGTGCTGGTGGTGACCACCAAAGAAGAGCGCTTCGCCCGCCGCTTACTGCAACAGGCCGGCGTCTCATTCCCGGCTGGCGCGATTTGGGGCAAGGAATGCCAGCAACCCAAAACCGAAACGCTGCGGCAGCTGCTGGCCCAGCACCAGCCAGCCGCCCTCTGGTTCGTTGAGGATCGCCTAGAGACGCTGCAGTCGGTGCAGCAGCAGTTGGATGCCCCCAACTTGCGCTTGTTTTTGGCCCAGTGGGGGTACAACACCGAGCGCGCGCGCGCGCAAGCCCAGGCCGAACCTGGCATCCAGCCGCTCTCGCTCGAGTGCTTCCTCGCCGATTGCGCCCACTGGCTGCCGGCGCACTAGCTGCCCTCAAGGCGCTTGAGCTAGACTTAGGGCCGTCTCGCGCGCCCATCGCGCCGCTGCAGCAGCCGGCAAGATTCGGAATCCCCAGCCATGACCGTCGGACAGGCCCAGCGACTCGATGGTAAAGCGCTGGCACAGCAGCTGCAGCAGGCGCTGCAAGCGCGCATTGGGACGCTGCGCGATCGCATCGGACGGCCCCCTGGTTTGGCCGTTTTGATGGTGGGCGACGATCCCGCCAGCGCCGTCTACGTCCGCAACAAAGAGCGCGCCTGCGAGCGCCTGGGCATTGCCTCCTTCGGCCGGCATTTCCCGGCAGACACTTCGCAGCAGGCCCTCGAGCGCGCCATTGACGGGCTCAACCAGAACGAGCGCGTCGATGGCATCTTGCTGCAACTGCCGCTGCCCCCCAGCCTGGATGCCTCGGCGCTGCTCTATCGGGTCTATCCCAGCAAAGATGTCGACGGCTTGCACGAGGCCAATTTGGGGCGGTTGGTGCGCGGCGAACCCGGCCTACGTAGCTGCACGCCAGCCGGCGTGATGCGGCTGATGCAGGCCTACGGCCTCGAGCTCAGCGGCAAGCGGGCGCTCATTTTGGGGCGCAGCCTGCTGGTGGGCAAACCGCTGGCCCTAATGCTGCTGGCGGCGAACGCAACGCCCGCGATCGCGCACTCGCGCACGCCGCGCGCCCATACCCTCGAGCTGGCGCGCAACGCCGACATTTTGATCTCGGCCATGGGGCAACCCCGCGCGGTTGGGGCCGAGATGGTCAAACCCGGGGCCGTGGCGATCGATGTGGGCATCAGCCGCCAGACGGACGAGACTGGCCAGTCGCGGCTGGTGGGCGATCTGGACTTTGAGGCGGTTGCCGGCATTGCGCAGGCCATTACGCCAGTCCCGGGCGGGGTGGGCCCCATGACGGTCACCATGCTGCTGCACAACACAGTGGCCAGCTACTGCCACCGTTGCCTGGGGGCTGAGGACGCTTTGATGGCGGAGCGATCTGCTTGAGGTGGGGACTGCATGGTAGCTGTAAGGCGATCGCCAGCGCGTGGTAGATTCAAACCATCGGCGCTCGCTTGCAGCCGGTCTAGGCGCAGCAGGGCGCCAGCGGACGGCAACGAGGCACGGCCATGATGGAGGGATCGGCGGCACCTGCCAACACGGCGGCATTCGATCTGGACGCTTATTTGGCAGCGCGCCAGGCGGCGGTCGAGCGAGCGCTGGCCCAGGCGCTAACTGGCGACGATCCGCAGCAGATCTACGAGGCCATGCGCTACTCGCTGCTGGCGGGGGGCAAGCGCCTTCGTCCCATCCTCTGCCTGGCAAGCTGCGAGCTCGTGGGCGGCAGCACCGAGACGGCCATGCCGACGGCTTGCGCCCTGGAGATGATCCATACCATGTCGCTGATCCACGACGATCTGCCCGCCATGGATGACGACGACTACCGCCGGGGCCAGCTCACCAACCACAAGCGCTACGGCGAAGATACGGCGATCCTGGCAGGCGATGGCTTGCTAGCCCACGCCTTCGAGGCGATCGCCGAAGGCTCCCAGGACGTGCCGCCTTCGCGCGTGGTGCGCGTGGTGGCCCGGGTGGGTCGTGCTGTCGGCGCTACCGGAATCGTGGGCGGCCAGGCAGCCGATCTGGCGGCCGAGGGCAGCGCGCAGGCCGATCTCGATACCCTGCACTACATCCACACCCGCAAGACCGGGGCGCTACTGGAGGCCTGCGTCACCTCAGGCGGCATCCTGGGGGGCGCGCAGGACAGCGACCTGGAGCGGCTGTCCCGCTATGCCTACAACATCGGCTTGGCTTTCCAGGTAATCGATGACATCCTCGATGTCACCGCCGATGGGACAGTCCTAGGCAAAACCGCCGGCAAGGATGCGGCCGCTGCGAAGGCAACTTATCCCAGTTTCTGGGGCATCGAGCGTTCGCGCGACTACGCCAGCCAGCTGATCGAGGGCGCCATTGCGGCGCTGTCAGGCTACGGCGAGCGAGCCGATCCGCTGCGCGGCATTGCCCGCTGGATCCTGACCCGCCAGAACTGAAGCGTTGGCGCGCGCAACCCCCATACCCGCGAGCGTGCCATGCACAATTTGGGCCAAATTCTGGAGAACGAGATCCTGCTGGTGGCACTGCTGGCCGGCGCGATCGCCCAGGGGCTCAAGATGGGGCTGGAGCTGGTTCAAAACGGCGAGTTCAACCTGCGCTACCTGCTCACAACCGGTGGCATGCCCAGCTCCCATTCGGCACTAGTGGCGGCGCTGGCAACCAACGTCGGGCAGGTTGTGGGCTGGGGCAGCGCCGAGTTTGCCATTGCCAGCTTATTTGCCGTCATTGTCATGTTCGATGCAGCTGGCGTGCGCCAGGCAGCCGGCAAGCAAGCCCGAGTCCTAAACCAGCTGATCGATCACCTGTTTGACGAGCGCGAGCCGCTCGGCGATCCCCAACTGGACGAGCTGCTGGGGCACACGCCGCTCCAGGTCCTGGTGGGATTTGGGTTGGGCATTGGGGTCTCGCTAGCAGCTGTTCCCACGCTCTAAACTAGGGCCAGCCGTTTGAGGCGAGGGGCCATGCAAGTTGTAGTGGCGGTGAGCTACGGCACTGACGATCCCACTAAAGCCACCCTGGGCATGCTGGCGGCCAAAGCCGCCGCCGATCGCGGGCATGCGGTCACAGTCTGGTTGCAAGGTGAGGGCGTTGCGATCGCCAACCGGCACGTTTACGGCACGATTCAAGGGCTCAACATGCCCGCCATGAAAGATGTGGTGGAGGCGCTTATTGCAGCCGAGACGCCGCTGTGGGTCTGCCAGGCTTGCGCGCAGGGGCGCAACATTACCCCCGACAATTGGGTCTCCACGGCTACCTACAAAGGCATGGGCGACTACGTCAGCGCCGCCCTTGCTGCTGACAAAACCCTCAACTTCTAACTCGGAGCACATTCCATGCCGACTGACGCTGCTTCTGCCACCATCCCCCGCTTTTTGTACGGTACGGCTTGGAAAGAAGAGGCCACCCAGCGCTGCGTCGAAGCCGCTCTAGAAGCCGGATTTCGCGGCATCGATACCGCCAACCAGCGCGTGCACTATTACGAAGCGGGGGTAGGCCAAGCCCTCCAGCAAGCCCCAGTTCCGCGCAGCGACCTTTTCCTGCAGACCAAGTTTACGCCGCGCGGCGGTCAGGACCGCCGGCTGCCTTACGACTCCAACACCCCGCTGGCAACCCAGGTGGCGCAATCGTTTGCCAGCTCGCTGGCGCATTTGGGCACCGACTGGCTCGATTCCTACCTCCTCCACAGTCCGCTGACCCCCGGCACGCTCGGGGGCGATGACTGGGAAGTCTGGGGCGCCATGGAATCGCTGCACGATCGCGGCCAGCTCCGCCATCTGGGCATTAGCAATGCCAACCTTAACCAAGTGCGCACCCTATGCGAGCGGGCGCGCATCAAGCCCAGCTTCGTCCAAAACCGCT
It includes:
- a CDS encoding molecular chaperone DnaK, producing MGKIVGIDLGTTNSCVAVMEGGKPTVISNAEGFRTTPSVLAYSKNGDRLVGQIAKRQGVMNPENTFYSVKRFIGRKYDEVGDEVDEVSYEVNRDNNGNVKIQCPQQDKQFAPEEVSAQVLRKLVEDASRYLGEDVTEAVITVPAYFNDSQRQATQDAGRIAGLDVKRIINEPTAASLAYGLDKKENETILVFDLGGGTFDVSILEVGDGVFEVLATSGDTHLGGDNFDKKIVDYIADEFKNNEGIDLRQDKQALQRLTEAAEKAKVELSSVSQSEINLPFITATQDGPKHLEMTLTRAKFEELCSDLIDRCKKPVENALRDAKVDKNSVDEVVLVGGSTRIPAIQELVKQTIGKDPHQGVNPDEVVSVGAAIQAGVLGGEVKDILLLDVTPLSLGVETLGGVMTAMIPRNTTIPTKKTETFSTAVDNQTNVEIHVLQGEREMAQDNKSLGTFRLDGIPAAPRGVPQIEVTFDIDANGMLNVSAKDKGSGKEQSITITGASTLSEDEVNRMVHEAEENAEADKERRERIERKNQADSLVYQAEKQLSDLGESISQEEKDKAQKQVDDLKEAVSQEDDDRIQSLMPELQQTLYSISSQVYQSASGDDSGEADAAQGAAAGASSSDQSGGGDDVIDAEFSESENK
- a CDS encoding sulfur reduction protein DsrE yields the protein MQVVVAVSYGTDDPTKATLGMLAAKAAADRGHAVTVWLQGEGVAIANRHVYGTIQGLNMPAMKDVVEALIAAETPLWVCQACAQGRNITPDNWVSTATYKGMGDYVSAALAADKTLNF
- a CDS encoding acid phosphatase, whose protein sequence is MHNLGQILENEILLVALLAGAIAQGLKMGLELVQNGEFNLRYLLTTGGMPSSHSALVAALATNVGQVVGWGSAEFAIASLFAVIVMFDAAGVRQAAGKQARVLNQLIDHLFDEREPLGDPQLDELLGHTPLQVLVGFGLGIGVSLAAVPTL
- a CDS encoding haloacid dehalogenase; the encoded protein is MTGPDLLALDFDGVLCDGLPEQFQTAWQAYCSLWQPREATPPQALASQFDRLRPIVAVGWEMPVLLAALQAGVPEARIWQDWLGVAHKVMAAQQLEGAIVARVLDAVRDEQIATDPAAWLDQHRFYPGVVGRLQALLAAPGLTVLVVTTKEERFARRLLQQAGVSFPAGAIWGKECQQPKTETLRQLLAQHQPAALWFVEDRLETLQSVQQQLDAPNLRLFLAQWGYNTERARAQAQAEPGIQPLSLECFLADCAHWLPAH
- a CDS encoding farnesyl-diphosphate synthase, with amino-acid sequence MMEGSAAPANTAAFDLDAYLAARQAAVERALAQALTGDDPQQIYEAMRYSLLAGGKRLRPILCLASCELVGGSTETAMPTACALEMIHTMSLIHDDLPAMDDDDYRRGQLTNHKRYGEDTAILAGDGLLAHAFEAIAEGSQDVPPSRVVRVVARVGRAVGATGIVGGQAADLAAEGSAQADLDTLHYIHTRKTGALLEACVTSGGILGGAQDSDLERLSRYAYNIGLAFQVIDDILDVTADGTVLGKTAGKDAAAAKATYPSFWGIERSRDYASQLIEGAIAALSGYGERADPLRGIARWILTRQN
- a CDS encoding bifunctional methylenetetrahydrofolate dehydrogenase/methenyltetrahydrofolate cyclohydrolase FolD — encoded protein: MTVGQAQRLDGKALAQQLQQALQARIGTLRDRIGRPPGLAVLMVGDDPASAVYVRNKERACERLGIASFGRHFPADTSQQALERAIDGLNQNERVDGILLQLPLPPSLDASALLYRVYPSKDVDGLHEANLGRLVRGEPGLRSCTPAGVMRLMQAYGLELSGKRALILGRSLLVGKPLALMLLAANATPAIAHSRTPRAHTLELARNADILISAMGQPRAVGAEMVKPGAVAIDVGISRQTDETGQSRLVGDLDFEAVAGIAQAITPVPGGVGPMTVTMLLHNTVASYCHRCLGAEDALMAERSA
- a CDS encoding endonuclease MutS2, which encodes MIRDESLALLEWPRLCQQLAAFAATELGAGAARQLQPPQARAQSERLLAQTQDIRTLEAQLTEAQWSFAGIEAVGDTLERARKGSLLAPQEPLDVATTLAGVRRLRRMIESLEAGTVPAIAEVVAQLRTHPELERTIRHCIDEDGRVADRASDRLSELRAQIAALRERIERTLQQILQQHRSDIQDSIVTERGDRPVIPVKADCQGAIAGIVHDTSNTGATLYLEPQAVVGLGNQQRQYRRQERAEQERILRHLGQQIAAVKPDFDAVLEAATELDLATARAHYSDWLAATPPQLSDASAQDAIVLRGLRHPLLVWQAHREQGPAVVPIDIEIRPAVRAVAITGPNTGGKTVALKTLGLVALMAKAGLFVPAQEPVVLPWFERVLADIGDEQSLSQNLSTFSSHIRRIVRILDALPECGRGREAPLPALVLLDEIGAGTDPSEGSALAAALLRYLADRVRLAMATTHYGELKALKYQDERFENASVEFDGSTLAPTYRLLWGIPGRSNALTIAQRLGLAPEILEQAQQQLAGGSQAIDRTIAGLEAQRKQQERQAQEASEVLAHAEQLYGEMSERAAALRAREQALQQAREREIDEAVEAAKAEIAQVVRELQQGSKTGRDVQKATQAVDAIAERHRAQAPADAVQPGDYRPQAGDRVRIPRLDRTAKILSDPAQGNTVTVRFGLMKMQVPLSDIESLDGRKAAAPPPNPPSPAAEGLAPLTLDLRGSRIADARAQLETAIAQHPGPLRIVHGKGTGRLRQGVHAFLAEHPQIAQFELAPPEEGGQGVTIAHPTGEDALS
- a CDS encoding aldo/keto reductase → MPTDAASATIPRFLYGTAWKEEATQRCVEAALEAGFRGIDTANQRVHYYEAGVGQALQQAPVPRSDLFLQTKFTPRGGQDRRLPYDSNTPLATQVAQSFASSLAHLGTDWLDSYLLHSPLTPGTLGGDDWEVWGAMESLHDRGQLRHLGISNANLNQVRTLCERARIKPSFVQNRCFAKTRWDREVRTYCQQQGVIYQGFSLLTANAPVLNDERLQAIAERTGKTRPQLVFRFALDAGMLPLTGTTDPQHMRQDLQVLEFELDPADHERIEQLAVS